In the Arachis ipaensis cultivar K30076 chromosome B04, Araip1.1, whole genome shotgun sequence genome, CAACTTTCCCTGCTTCATTGTTCCTAAAAGTGTTCCTAACAGGCCCTTCTTGTGAACccattttcttccctttctgaaCAATGATTGTGTATGAACCCTCATCTGAAGGAACAAATTCTTCCTTGTAACTCACTTCCCAACCCAGCACTGTCACATCCCAACACAATGTGTTCCCAACCTGTTCATTCACAAAACACATTATATATCAATTCAGTCAAATTAGTACATTGAAAAATCATTGTATTTAGATACAATTGCATGCAATAGGTACCTCCAATGTAGGAATCTCAATAGTTGCAGTTGATGCAGCCTTGAGAGTGAGTTCTGAAACAGCACCATCTTCTGAACAGAACTCTGTGTCATCTTCCCTCTTGAAACCACCATATTGAACTGGGATCTCCTCAATTGGAATGTATCTATTTGACATAAAAAGTAAGTAATGAATTAAGATTATTCAAAATTAACAATATAAAAAGGTGTCAATGGATGAAGTAACATACTTGATAAGTGTTTCAGTGACCTTAGCAGGGCGAGCAACCACAAATTTTCTCTTTGTTCTTTGGGTCAAGAAAGGAGATAAAAGTGCACTTACAGCATAGTACCAAAAAGGAACATTGATGAAAATCTGCAATTCAACATAATTGCACATTAATCAATTACCTAACACAACAATGTGTCCATGTAACTGAATATTGATGTAAGAAACTTACATGTTTGGCCACCAATTCAGGGTAATTATCCTGCAAAAGTGAAACAACTTGCTTTACTGCAATTCTGAGCTCTTTCTTGGAGGGTCCAGGGGAGTTCTTAAGGTCATTGACTTGAAGCAAGGAAGTGACACCACCTGGCTTGAAATTGAGCTTCTGAATACCCTTCTCCATCATCTGGCACCTCCACCTCAAGAACTCGATGCGCTTCTCCTCCGATCCAAAGCTCTTCTGGTAAAGCTCCTCATTATCAAACACACCATAGATGTTGTAGCACACTGGGTGCCCTTCACGATCAACACCACTCATGCATGCTGCAGAACCCAACCCAGGTCCAAAATCCTCATCCACAACAGAATCAATGCTGGATTCTTTCCTCCATTTCAGGGTCTTCTTCAGCATCTCAAATGCATCACTGACCTTGAACTCCCTAGCCCTCAGGAACTTGAGAAGAACTACATCAGTCCCTTCCTCTCCTTTGCTTGGCAAAACGGGTACCCCCCAAAGAGACACATCCTTCTCCACTTCAACACTTTTCTCCTCTTCTTCActtttcttctcctcttgttCCTTCAATGGTTCCTCACCTTCCTCATCAGCACCTTGCTTTttaacttcttcttccttcttattATCCTCTTCAGTAGCTTCATTCATCTTCTTTGACTCTTCTGTCTTTTCATCAAAGAGGTTGTGTCCCAAGATAGCTTCCTCAAGCTTAGCCTTGAGCTCATTCAAGGCTTTTCTCTCAAACTCTTTGAGATCAGAGAGGAAGTTGCTCTCTTCCCTGTAGGATGAGCTCTTCCCCATTGTTTCTGCCTTGGATTCTTCCACTTCAAgaaccttctcttcttcttcttcttttgcagCAGCAACATTCTTCTNNNNNNNNNNNNNNNNNNNNNNNNNNNNNNNNNNNNNNNNNNNNNNNNNNNNNNNNNNNNNNNNNNNNNNNNNNNNNNNNNNNNNNNNNNNNNNNNNNNNNNNNNNNNNNNNNNNNNNNNNNNNNNNNNGGGTCTCTTCTTGAGCAGTAACCTCAGCAGTCATGGCTACACActgaaaaacaaaagagaaaaactTGAGACAAACCCAAGATTCTAGAAGTGATAAAAGATGTAAAAAACCAAGGAAAGATAACAAACCTAAGTGATAAGCAGAGAGTAGAAGTGTTGTGTTGAGTTGTGTTATGGTGAAGTGTGAgagttatatatataaatattggaAGTAAAGAAGGGTTGTTAGGGGCAGCAACGGTCACATAATTGGATCCATGACAGAGAGAAGAGCCGTTGGAGGATTCTTGTTCCCGAGAGTTTTGCTTGGCGTGAAAAAGCATCAATGTGGATTGTGGCCCCACTCTCCACTAAGACATGCTTCTTCCTTGGAACAACATCACAACCTTATTTTCCTCAAATCTGTTATTATTAGTACTCACTCTTTTGTCACCTTCAACTTCATATACACCTATCTCTCTGTTAATCGATGTTAGATCAGTGAAAATAGTAAGCATTTTAattttctaataaaaaattttggaaagcaCTACACTATTATCTTGTGACATGGCAGGCCTTCATTTGTTAAAAAAGATTGCTTCTTTGTTTGACTTGGTCTTCCAAGCACCTTGCTTTGCTTAGTTGGCTGGAGAGTAGGGACAAATTACATGTTGGTCTAAAGCATCTCTAAAGAGTAACGTTGCATTTTTGGAATTGATTTCTTGCAGAGAATGATTGCACTTAGTAATGTTTCTCTTAGTTATAACAGCACACCATTAATCAAATTCCATTGTGATATCtcgcataaaaaaataaaataaaaatccagtATGGCATATCTGTAGTGATTTATATATCAAATTATATGTGACTATGCTGAAGACTAACTTTGCAAGAAGTCTTTAGGACCATGCTATAGCCCGTGAAAAAATTAGTGCATTATGCAGtacaataatttaataatatagatCTTAGCAAAACAGTATATGAATATTTCTATTATATCTACACTGAGTTAAACTTTATATATTTGCAGATCTTCTCAACAATTTGTTGTTTAGCACTGATATATGTGTGTATGATTATAATTATCTCCGCAATTTGTGCACAAATTAAACAACTGGAAGTCATGTACCAATAAGATTTGTCCTTTCCTTTATTTTTCAATGAGCATAAATATTGACATCTGACAAGCATATCTAAACAAATGTTTTTGAAGTCAGTTAAGGGACATTCATATAATGAATGATCCTCATTTAATGGCTCTCATCATGCTTCTGAAAATGTGTAATTGTTCCTTTCTTTCTTGATGTCAATAACCAGAACACCTCCATCAACTAAAGAAGCCACCAAATCTTCCTTGATCCACATGAACAAGTCCATACTCCTTGAGCCACTAATATATTATTTCTTCTGGTTACTTTTTTGCTTACATTTTCTACaaacatttgaaaaaaaaaagaaaaacaaatcttaggaTTCAAATTAGAGTTCAAACTTTATTTTCTCATCCAAAGACCTTATGTAAGGTGCAAGTAAGCAAACCAAATGCAAAACAGTAAACAGATGATTTTAAGATTAACAAATCTAACATTTCACCAGAAGAACTTCTGTCAAACTAAAGAGATACATGAATTATGTAAATAATGAATTCCTCACATCACAAGCTAAGTGAATACAAGATTAACCCAAAAAGTGGAACCCCTTAGATTACAAACCAAGCAGATGATACATGATGTTGAACCTTTACATTACACAAACTAACTCCAAATATGTTCATTAGAAGCACTATGAACTAACAGCTTACACATACATTTACATAAAAGTTGCTACATAGTCTACTGTTCCTAATGgggtaataatttaattaaaatatctcATCTGTCATACTTTTGCAGAGGACTTCAATTTTGGTACCTTGAAGCTGGAAGAGAACAGTTTCGGAGTCACAGAGGTGAGAATAACTGGACTTTCTTTCCTCTTCAGGCTAGTATTTCCCTGGAACATAAAAAATTCAAGGAGAGGGAAAACAATGAGAATAACAATAAGCAGCACAATCATTACTAGTTATTAAAAATGAAATTAGATATGAGCAGACCAAAATTAGTGAAACATTAGAACAGGCTATACCTTTCCAGATAATTTTGAAGGAGGAGGGGCATCAGGAGTAGATACTTCTTTTTTCACAGAGACATTTCTGTGCCTGCCACTCTTGCTGGTTCCTGAGTTACAAGTTTTAGTCCCTTCCGTGCATCGGTTTAAAACAGGTGTAACTTGGTCTTTCCTGGACTTTCTAACAGATTCCATCTCCGAAGACAATCGTGATATTTCTTGGTTTAATCTTTCTGTCTCAGCCTCCATACTAGCCACTTTACTAACTAACTGTGAAATAGTACTATCCTTTTTGTTATTTTCTGACTCCAGTTGTTCCACAAGTGCTCTTACCTTCTCATTTGCTTTCTCTACTTCAGCTTGTTTAGCACTTAATTTATTGCAATATTCTTTTTCCATGATATTGTATTGATTCCACACAAATTTCTTTTCTGAAACAAGCTTCTCACGTTCTtcttttaatattctcaattcaTCTTTGATTTTCAAAGAACTCATCTCTTCTACGGAATTCGTCCCAGGTGACTTGTTCTCTTTCTCACTATCAgtgtttcttttcttcctcttgtCAGCATCCTTCAATACTGTTCCTTGATCCTGTTATAATAGAAACTATTCAGCATAATGAAATGCCTAAAAATATTGGAAAACTCAAAAACGTATGCAATGCTGACAGTGAACATACTTCTCCTTTAGCGGATTTGCAAGAATGGTTTTCAAACAAAGCTTTAAAATCGGCCAAATCATCCTCCATATGCTCTGCAGTTAAACAATGCCAAGTCAACAAATGTGGTTACAGTGATTTCAAATTGACAATTAGTACAAAACCCTGTATTAcaaaaaccaataaaaaaaaatggGTGTCAAAAAACAacgaaaaaaacaaaaacagacaAGACTATTTGAAAACTAAAAGCAGCTTAACAGAAAACCTCACTCTGTAGAAAGCAATGGGCAATCAAATATTTCACCATCTAATCTAAAACAACCTTCACATTCATGATGTAAATTCGGTGCAACACAATTAAATTCCAGGACCCCTCCCCAGGAAGCATTGGAAATCTATCGCCTAAATGTCAATGGATCACAAAATTACATTAGATAATTATTATAAGTTTAACACTTTAACTATGCTTCCGTACACAAAAATAGCAAATAATCCCAACTGGGTTCAATGGCATGGTCAANNNNNNNNTCTCGGGCCGCCTCCAATAACCGTTTCTTCTCCTCAAATTTCAAAACTCCCTTCATCTAcccaaaaattgatcttttagtatggagaaataaaaaagaaattttgcaaTTGCTTTAAGAGTCGGAAACCCAAAAGGTGAAACTTTTGGTTAAGAATACCTGCGAGATGTGATCGCTGTGAATGCGGTTGTCGGATTGCCAGGCTTCGTTCTGGATTCGCCAACGGTCTTGGAGGAACTTGTTCTGCGTTGAGATCGACTGAAGCTGATTCTGCTGGTTGCGCACCATCTTAACCATCAAGTTGAAGACGTTGCCCCAGTTTCGCCGCTCCGAtgcagaaggaggaggaggaagaggaagtggTGTAGCGGCCTTTGAAGATTTCTTCTTTGACCTTGTCTCGGGCATGGCATAcaaattgaagttgaagaagaagaaggaggaagaggaggttTGCGGCAGCGAATTTGAAAACGGGAATTCTTTGTGATGATTTATGTAGCTATAATATCTGTTAGAGAATCATGTTAGAGAAttattagaatcaatttagattaattagtatcgtctatagtatatctgtacattaattgtaggattctatgtctttattactttgattcatttagcacctataaatatccCTTATATATTGTACCTCTAATCACAattcaataatacacttttcagattactctctcagtctcttgtttctaacatggtatcaagagcttaggtCTTTTTTTTTCCAATGAATATTAGTTCATAGCCCCATTGTTTTTTCCTTTCCGGCAGTGTTCTTTGGCCTCTTTTTTTGTTCCCTTTTCgatgctttggttcgtc is a window encoding:
- the LOC107638949 gene encoding patellin-4 (The sequence of the model RefSeq protein was modified relative to this genomic sequence to represent the inferred CDS: added 38 bases not found in genome assembly), with the translated sequence MTAEVTAQEETQQRASEVPAEEPRKNVAAAKEEEEEKVLEVEESKAETMGKSSSYREESNFLSDLKEFERKALNELKAKLEEAILGHNLFDEKTEESKKMNEATEEDNKKEEEVKKQGADEEGEEPLKEQEEKKSEEEEKSVEVEKDVSLWGVPVLPSKGEEGTDVVLLKFLRAREFKVSDAFEMLKKTLKWRKESSIDSVVDEDFGPGLGSAACMSGVDREGHPVCYNIYGVFDNEELYQKSFGSEEKRIEFLRWRCQMMEKGIQKLNFKPGGVTSLLQVNDLKNSPGPSKKELRIAVKQVVSLLQDNYPELVAKHIFINVPFWYYAVSALLSPFLTQRTKRKFVVARPAKVTETLIKYIPIEEIPVQYGGFKREDDTEFCSEDGAVSELTLKAASTATIEIPTLEVGNTLCWDVTVLGWEVSYKEEFVPSDEGSYTIIVQKGKKMGSQEGPVRNTFRNNEAGKVVLTIDNTSNKKKRVWYRYKTINNTF
- the LOC107636090 gene encoding kinesin-related protein 4 — encoded protein: MPETRSKKKSSKAATPLPLPPPPSASERRNWGNVFNLMVKMVRNQQNQLQSISTQNKFLQDRWRIQNEAWQSDNRIHSDHISQMKGVLKFEEKKRLLEAHLLTWHCLTAEHMEDDLADFKALFENHSCKSAKGEVCSLDQGTVLKDADKRKKRNTDSEKENKSPGTNSVEEMSSLKIKDELRILKEEREKLVSEKKFVWNQYNIMEKEYCNKLSAKQAEVEKANEKVRALVEQLESENNKKDSTISQLVSKVASMEAETERLNQEISRLSSEMESVRKSRKDQVTPVLNRCTEGTKTCNSGTSKSGRHRNVSVKKEVSTPDAPPPSKLSGKGNTSLKRKESPVILTSVTPKLFSSSFKVPKLKSSAKV